The sequence below is a genomic window from Halococcus saccharolyticus DSM 5350.
GCGGTTCGCACTGTGTCGACGATCTCGTGGTCACGTTCGGTGCCGAGTTTGACCTTCAGGATCGAGTGGCCGGCGTCGACCGCCGCCGCGGTCTTCTCGCGCATCCGTTCGATATCGTCGAGCCCGATGGTGTACGACGTCGATACCGTTTCACTGGGGTCAAGCCCCCAGTAGCGATAGAGCGGGAGATCGAGGCGCTTGCCGACGAGATCGTGGAGTGCGATCGAGACCGCACACCGCGCGGCGGGGTTCGCTCGAACCGTCTCCCGCAACCGGTGCTCGATCCGACCTAAACTGTGGGGGTCGTCGACGTCCTCGACGACCGCGAGGAGATCAGGGAGCACCGCTTCGACGGTGGCCGCGGTCTCGCCGTAATGTGAGGAGGGTGCAGCCGCCCCGACCCCGGTCGTTCCGTCGTTGTCCGTGATACGCACCACGACGTTCTCGGCGACCGTCTGCGTCTCACGCGAGATGGTGAACGGGTCGTCGAGATCGAGCGCCATCCGTTCGAACTCGGTGTCGAGCGTCACAGGATTTCCTCCAACACATCGTCGATGTCGAACCGGACCGGGTCGGTCGCGGGTGCGTCGATCGCGTCGGCGTAGTCGGCGACCGCGGCGCGGGCTGCGTCGTCGGTCTCGACACTGCGGGTGTTGAGCGCGCCGGCGACCACGTTCGTCTCGTGAACCGGCTCTGCAAGGTTCTCGTAGAGATCGAGATAGCTCGAAAGCGGCGGGAGCGACACGTCCTCGTAGCCGTGAATCGCCTCGCGACCGGCCTCGTGGCAGAGCACCAGCTCGTCGGCCATCGCGCCGTGGAGGATGGCACACGTCACGCCCGAATAGGCAGGATGGACGATCGAGCCCTGGCCCTCGACGAAGAGATAGTCGTGATCGTCGCCTCGGTCGAGAATCATCTCCTCGACCGCGCCAGCGGCGAAGTCGCTTATCACGCGGTCGATCGGCAGTCCCCATCGCTCGATCATGATCCCTGTCTGGCCAGTGGGGATGAACCCACAGTCGACGCCGCGGTCGCGTGCGGCTTCGTAGAGTTCGCGCGTCGCGGTCATCTTGCCCACTGAGCAGTCGGTGCCGACAGTGAGAACGATCTCGGCGTCGACATCGGCGGCGATTCCGTCGCTCACCGTGAGATCGGCGGGTGGTTTGCGGACGTCCCAGAGCTCACAGTCGTGTTCGTCAGCGAGGCTGCGGAACTCCTCGTCGTCTTCGAGGAAGTAGTGGAGACCCGAAGTGACGTCACAGCCGCGTTCGAGGGCTGCTCGGACGTCGGGCCGCCACGAATCCTCGAACCCGCCACCGATGGGTGCGATCCCGACGATCAGTTCGTCACACGCCCCGACGTCGTCCATCCCGGCGACGATCGGAGCGTCCTGAACGTCCGGAAGGAAGTCATTGACGCGCTTGCCGGCGTTGTCACGGTCGAGGACGGCGGTGATCTCGGTATCGTCGTATCGGAGGATGCTCACCGCGGTCTTCGCTCGGTCGGGGAACTGCTCGTGGGCGAGTAAAACGACGCTCATGGCTACGGCGACGCGAACTGGTGGCTTAAAATCCTCGTTCGGTGCCAGCGGTCGGCCTCGGCGAATCCGCTATTCGAGGGTAATCGAGACCGAACGACTAACATCGGGGTTCCCGTTCGTGCGATCATGCCATCAGAAGACGACGTCCGCGTCTGGCTCGTCGAGCGCGGCTACAACAACCGCGACCTCATCGTCCTCAAGTACGCGACGGCCGAGGGCGACCGCGTCTTCCGGCGGGAACTCGCTGCACAGGCCATCGATATGGACGAGGTGACTGCTGGCAAAGACGTCTCACCGGACAACCTCGAAGCGGTGACGGAGACCGAGGTGCAGGAACGGTATGCGGCCGAAGCACACCGGATGGCCGACGAACACGATCCCGACGACACGATCTGATCGTCGGCGATTCGGGCGGGTGATCCGAGCGCTTTAGTGTGAATCTTGCCTGGTCCACGGCGTGTACGCACTCACCAATGCAGTCGTTCACACGGCGAGTTCACGCGGGACGGTCGAGGGCGGCGTGCTCGTCGAGGGAAGCGAGATCCGTGCGGTGGGCGATATCGACGTCCCCGATGAGGCGGACGTCCTCGACTGTGATGGCAACCACATCACACCGGGCCTGATCGACGCCCACAGCCACGCCGGGATGGCCGAGTGGGGTGAACCCGAGGACGGCGACATCAACGAGTTGACCGATCCGGTGACACCGCACGTCTCGGCGCTCGACGGCTTTCATCCCCACGACAAGGAGCTCGATCACGCCGTCAGAAGTGGCGTAACGACCGTGAGCGCCCGGATGGGGAGTGCGAACGTGATCGGTGGCGTGATCTGCTCGATGAAGACACATGGAAATCTCGCCGACGAGATGTTCCTCCGCGAGGACGGGATGAAGGCGGCGATGGGCGAGAACCCCAAACGGGTTCACGGCGAGGAGCACGACCGCGAGCCCGCGACCCGCTCGGGCGTCGCGGCTACCCTCCGGGAGGCCCTCATGCGCGCCGAGGACTACAAGGATCGCCGCGACCACGCCGGCGACAGCGGCGAGCCGTTCGAGCGCGATCTCGGGATGGAGAACCTCGCACGGGTGCTCGACGGCGAACTCCCACTCCGAGTCCACGCCCACCGTGCCGACGACATCATGACGGTGTTCCGGATCGCGGCAGAGTTCGACATCGAGGACCTCTCGATCGAGCACGCTACCGAGGGCCACCTGATCGCCGAGGAGTTCGCCGAACGTGACGTGCCTGCCGTCGTGGGTCCGAGCGCGTCGAGCGCGACCAAGTACGAACTCTCGAACATCACCTTCGAGACGCCCGGCCTACTCCACGAGGCGGGCGTGACGGTCGCCATCCAGACCGACGCGCCCGTCCTCCCCCAGCAACATCTCGACGTCTGTGTCGGGCTCGCGGTCCGGGAGGGACTCCCCGCCGAAGCCGCGCTCGACACCGTGACTCGGAACGCGGCCGCAATCCTCGGGATCGAGGATCGCGTCGGCACGCTCGAAGAAGGCACCGACGCTGATCTCGCGGTGTGGGACGACGAGTTCTATGCGTTCGACTCGACCGCTCAGCACGTGTTCGTCGACGGTGAGCACGTCTTCGATCACGAGCGCGACAAAACCGATCTCCGCGAGGAGTGGGAGCGGTAGGTCGTCGTACCAACGCCACACCGGCGTTCGCCAGTCCGATCGCCCCACACCCTCCGCCGTGGTAACACGTTTCGACCAATCCTGGCCATAAAATATTTACAATAGGTCGAGGAAGGACGCGTTACCGAGGAACAAACCAACCCATGACTGACGAAAAATCAACATACGACGTGACCAGACGCCGGCTCTTGCAGGGGACCGGCGCGATCGGCATCGCCGGGTTGGCCGGTTGCCAGAGCGCCACCGCTCCCGAGGGTGGAAACGGTAGCGGAAACGGCAGTGGCGGGGGCGGTGGGAACGGTAGCGCTGGCGAAAACGGTAGCGCCAACGAAAGCGGCGGTAGTGGCGGCGGTGGCGGCGGCCAACTCACGTTCGCCCAGGTCAAGAGTCCGATCGAGTTCGATCCGATCGTCCTGAACGACGTTCCCTCCGATCAGGTCGCCTCGCTGGTGTTCGATCCGTTGTACCGATGGAACGAAGCGGGCAAGGAGATCGTTCCACAGATCGCAGCGAAGCAGCCCGAAGTCGAGAACGGGGGCCAACGCTACGTCGTCCCGCTCAACGAGAACGCGACGTTCCACAACGGTGACCCGGTGACCGCGGAGGACGTGGCATACACCTTCACCGCCCCGGTCGAGGAGGAGACCGAGAACGCCGCCAACTTCAACATGATCGACACCGCCGAGGCCGTCGACGAGAAGACGGTCCAGTTCGATCTGAAGTACCCCTTCGGGGCGTTCAACAGCTACCTCGCGGCCAACGTCGTGCCGAAGTCGGTCCGTGAAGAGGACAAACAGGCGTTCAACACCAAAAACCCGGTCGGAGCCGGACCGTTCTCGTTCGAGGGGTGGCAGGAAGGCGACTTCGCACGCGTGAAGCGGTGGGACGACTACTGGGGCGACCCCATGCCGAATCTCGCGGGGATCGAGTTCGTTCCGGTCGAGGAGGGGACCACCCGGGTCACCACTCTCAAATCGGGCGAGAACGACGTCATCGAAGAGATCCCGCCGAAGTCGTGGAGCACCGTGGAGAACATGGGCAACGCGTCGATCGACGCCGTTCCGGGCGTCGGCTACTTCTACCTCGCGTTCAACTGTAAGAAGGGACCGACCGCGGACCCGAAGGTCCGCGAGGCGATCGACTACGTCGTCTCGATGGATCAGGCCGTCTCGAACTTCGTCGAACCGACTGGCCTCCGCCAGTACAGTCCGCTGCCGAAGGTCCTCGTCGACGACTGGGACATGCCGATCGAGGAGTGGAAGAAGATCCCCCACGACAAGGACGTCGACAAGGCGAAGTCGATGCTCGACGACAGCGACAACGTCCCGGACAACTGGAACGCGAAGATCATCGTCCCGCCGGACGACAAGCGCGAACAGATCGGCACCAGCGTCGCCAACGGGCTGAAGGAGGCGGGCTACGGCGCGACCGTCCAGCGACTCGACTGGGGGACGTTCCTCGAGAGATACGTCACGGGCGAACCCGACGACTACAACATGTACACGCTCGGGTGGTCGGGCACGCCCGACCCCGACTCGTTCATGTACTTCCTGTTCGCCCAGTCCCAGGCGGGCGTCGGTCAGGGACACTTCTACCAGAACGAAGAGGTCAACTCCGCGATCGTGGACGCCCGGGAGTCGACCGACAGAAACGAGCGGAAGGAGCTGTACCAGCAGGCCATCACGACACTCCTCGAGGATCGCGTGAACCTGCCGGCGTACAACCTCAAGAACAGTTTCGGCGTGAAGAACTACGTCGAGGACTTCACGTCACACCCGGTCGGCAGCTTCAGCATCGCCACCAGTTACAACAACGTCTCGGTCGAGAAGTAATCCCGACCGAAGCGTTTCGATTTCGTTTGCATGCCATCATGACTGATACGACGACCACACGATACCAACGTACCGCTACGGGAGGTGAGCCGTGGGGCTAGCTCGCTACACCACCCGACGGCTGCTACAGGCGATACCGGTGTTGATCGGTATCGTGACGATCACGTTCCTCCTCTCGAACGCCATCCCCGGCAATCCGGCACGCATCATGCTCGGCCCGTCGCCGACACCGGGGCAAGTCGCGGCGATCGAGGCGAAGTACGGCCTCGATCAACCGCTGTACGTCCGGTATTTCAACTACCTCGCGGGCGTCGTCCAGGGAGACCTCGGCCGGAGCCTCTACTATGGGGTGCCCGTCACCCAGAAGATCCTGGAACGGCTGCCGGTGACGTTGCTACTGCTGCTGTCGAGTTTCACGTTCGCTATCGTGGCGTCGATACCGCTCGGCGTCCTCTCGGCGCAGCGACGGAACAAGCCAACCGACCACATCTCGCGAGTCGTCGCGCTGGTCGGCGTGAGCACGCCCTCCTTCTGGATCGGGCTGATGCTCATCATCGTCTTCGCGTTCAAGCTCGGCTGGCTCCCCGCGACGAACCTGATCATGCCGTGGGCGCATCCGCTCCGAGTCGAGGGGGCGACGACGCGTCTCGACGTGGTGGTCGCGTCGGCGAGACATCTCATCCTGCCGACGCTCTCGCTCGGCACG
It includes:
- a CDS encoding dipeptide epimerase produces the protein MTLDTEFERMALDLDDPFTISRETQTVAENVVVRITDNDGTTGVGAAAPSSHYGETAATVEAVLPDLLAVVEDVDDPHSLGRIEHRLRETVRANPAARCAVSIALHDLVGKRLDLPLYRYWGLDPSETVSTSYTIGLDDIERMREKTAAAVDAGHSILKVKLGTERDHEIVDTVRTAAPDARIRVDANEAWTPHEAVDMIETLADLGVEFVEQPVPAENSAGLEYVHERSVLPIAADESCVTLADVPRIAGHADIANIKLMKCGGLREVKRMIHAARAHGLEVMLGCMIESNAAIAAACHLTPLLDYADLDGSLLLADDPYDGVPISDGVIDLAGTDRPGTGARAAE
- a CDS encoding amidohydrolase family protein is translated as MYALTNAVVHTASSRGTVEGGVLVEGSEIRAVGDIDVPDEADVLDCDGNHITPGLIDAHSHAGMAEWGEPEDGDINELTDPVTPHVSALDGFHPHDKELDHAVRSGVTTVSARMGSANVIGGVICSMKTHGNLADEMFLREDGMKAAMGENPKRVHGEEHDREPATRSGVAATLREALMRAEDYKDRRDHAGDSGEPFERDLGMENLARVLDGELPLRVHAHRADDIMTVFRIAAEFDIEDLSIEHATEGHLIAEEFAERDVPAVVGPSASSATKYELSNITFETPGLLHEAGVTVAIQTDAPVLPQQHLDVCVGLAVREGLPAEAALDTVTRNAAAILGIEDRVGTLEEGTDADLAVWDDEFYAFDSTAQHVFVDGEHVFDHERDKTDLREEWER
- a CDS encoding ABC transporter permease — its product is MGLARYTTRRLLQAIPVLIGIVTITFLLSNAIPGNPARIMLGPSPTPGQVAAIEAKYGLDQPLYVRYFNYLAGVVQGDLGRSLYYGVPVTQKILERLPVTLLLLLSSFTFAIVASIPLGVLSAQRRNKPTDHISRVVALVGVSTPSFWIGLMLIIVFAFKLGWLPATNLIMPWAHPLRVEGATTRLDVVVASARHLILPTLSLGTLQMAAITRIERSSMLETLSEEYVRLARAYGVSETTILRKHAFRNAQLPVLTVLGLNLSTALGGAVLTETVFSINGMGTLILTGVYNQDYQLIMGTTIVFGLAFVIGVIITDLSYAYVDPRVSYGERD
- a CDS encoding ABC transporter substrate-binding protein; translated protein: MTDEKSTYDVTRRRLLQGTGAIGIAGLAGCQSATAPEGGNGSGNGSGGGGGNGSAGENGSANESGGSGGGGGGQLTFAQVKSPIEFDPIVLNDVPSDQVASLVFDPLYRWNEAGKEIVPQIAAKQPEVENGGQRYVVPLNENATFHNGDPVTAEDVAYTFTAPVEEETENAANFNMIDTAEAVDEKTVQFDLKYPFGAFNSYLAANVVPKSVREEDKQAFNTKNPVGAGPFSFEGWQEGDFARVKRWDDYWGDPMPNLAGIEFVPVEEGTTRVTTLKSGENDVIEEIPPKSWSTVENMGNASIDAVPGVGYFYLAFNCKKGPTADPKVREAIDYVVSMDQAVSNFVEPTGLRQYSPLPKVLVDDWDMPIEEWKKIPHDKDVDKAKSMLDDSDNVPDNWNAKIIVPPDDKREQIGTSVANGLKEAGYGATVQRLDWGTFLERYVTGEPDDYNMYTLGWSGTPDPDSFMYFLFAQSQAGVGQGHFYQNEEVNSAIVDARESTDRNERKELYQQAITTLLEDRVNLPAYNLKNSFGVKNYVEDFTSHPVGSFSIATSYNNVSVEK
- a CDS encoding DUF1611 domain-containing protein — protein: MSVVLLAHEQFPDRAKTAVSILRYDDTEITAVLDRDNAGKRVNDFLPDVQDAPIVAGMDDVGACDELIVGIAPIGGGFEDSWRPDVRAALERGCDVTSGLHYFLEDDEEFRSLADEHDCELWDVRKPPADLTVSDGIAADVDAEIVLTVGTDCSVGKMTATRELYEAARDRGVDCGFIPTGQTGIMIERWGLPIDRVISDFAAGAVEEMILDRGDDHDYLFVEGQGSIVHPAYSGVTCAILHGAMADELVLCHEAGREAIHGYEDVSLPPLSSYLDLYENLAEPVHETNVVAGALNTRSVETDDAARAAVADYADAIDAPATDPVRFDIDDVLEEIL